The Streptomyces sp. NBC_00670 genome window below encodes:
- a CDS encoding serine/threonine-protein kinase — MHSLERIGRYRLERRLGSGAFAVVWLARDDVLEAPVAVKVLAENWAGRLDVRERFLEEARLLRRAGSSRVAQVYDIGELPDGRPYFVMEYADGGTLADHPALGAGAPVPVPEALRLTALAARGAQALHTAGIVHRDIKPSNVLLHSSPDGSERLLLADLGLAKSLAQASGLTMAAGSEGYRPPEQAEPGAGIDARADVYGLGALGYHLVTGTVPGPPGRVVRPDRLCPGLAPGVCDALLRALSPDREDRWPTALAFAEELDRLAEAASAVPAPEPAPGTPPAPTPEATSVAAPPSVTTAARRPRKLLLPAVLAAVAVVVGGSVAAVLLHRSPPAKDDGVRVADASGRLHVEVPAGWGGQVRASGWDPAVLGLRAGKEPGLAVADGLSRWQDLGSPVNGVFLGLSEHGDVTAEVEALKHSGCHYDGDHAWSGDDWHGEVRTWSGCPGDDGSLTEAALTPADGTAQPQLYVQIRESDGADAADRVLDSVRVTS, encoded by the coding sequence ATGCACTCGTTGGAGCGGATCGGCCGGTACCGCCTCGAACGACGGCTCGGCAGTGGTGCCTTCGCGGTGGTCTGGCTCGCCCGGGACGACGTGCTCGAAGCCCCCGTCGCGGTGAAGGTACTGGCCGAGAACTGGGCCGGCCGGCTCGACGTCCGGGAACGGTTCCTGGAGGAGGCGCGGCTGCTGCGCCGGGCCGGCTCCAGCCGGGTCGCCCAGGTCTACGACATCGGCGAACTCCCCGACGGCAGGCCGTACTTCGTCATGGAGTACGCCGACGGCGGCACCCTCGCGGACCATCCCGCGCTGGGCGCGGGCGCCCCCGTGCCCGTACCCGAGGCGCTGCGCCTCACCGCGCTCGCGGCGCGCGGCGCCCAGGCGCTGCACACGGCCGGGATCGTGCACCGGGACATCAAGCCGTCCAACGTGCTGCTGCACTCCTCCCCCGACGGCAGCGAGCGGCTGCTCCTCGCCGATCTGGGCCTGGCCAAGAGCCTGGCGCAGGCGTCCGGGCTGACGATGGCCGCGGGGTCGGAGGGGTACCGGCCGCCCGAGCAGGCCGAGCCCGGCGCCGGCATCGACGCCCGCGCCGACGTCTACGGTCTGGGCGCCCTCGGCTACCACCTCGTCACCGGTACGGTGCCCGGGCCGCCCGGCAGGGTGGTCCGCCCCGACCGGCTGTGCCCCGGCCTGGCCCCCGGGGTGTGCGACGCCCTGCTGCGCGCCCTCTCCCCCGACCGCGAGGACCGCTGGCCCACGGCGCTGGCCTTCGCGGAGGAACTGGACCGGCTGGCGGAAGCGGCGAGCGCCGTGCCCGCCCCCGAGCCCGCCCCCGGAACACCCCCCGCGCCCACACCCGAGGCCACGTCCGTGGCCGCACCCCCCTCCGTAACCACCGCCGCCCGCCGCCCCCGGAAGCTGCTCCTCCCCGCCGTCCTCGCCGCCGTCGCCGTGGTCGTCGGCGGGAGCGTCGCCGCCGTGCTGCTGCACCGGTCGCCGCCCGCGAAGGACGACGGCGTACGCGTCGCCGACGCCTCCGGACGGCTGCACGTCGAGGTGCCCGCGGGGTGGGGCGGCCAGGTGCGCGCCTCCGGCTGGGACCCGGCGGTGCTGGGGCTGCGGGCCGGGAAGGAACCCGGGCTGGCCGTCGCCGACGGCCTCTCCCGGTGGCAGGACCTGGGCTCCCCCGTCAACGGCGTCTTCCTCGGTCTGAGCGAGCACGGCGACGTCACCGCCGAGGTCGAGGCCCTCAAGCACTCCGGCTGCCACTACGACGGCGACCACGCCTGGTCCGGCGACGACTGGCACGGCGAGGTCCGCACCTGGAGCGGCTGCCCCGGCGACGACGGCTCGCTCACCGAGGCCGCCCTCACCCCGGCCGACGGCACCGCGCAGCCGCAGCTGTACGTGCAGATCCGGGAGTCCGACGGCGCCGACGCGGCCGACCGGGTGCTGGACTCCGTACGGGTCACCTCCTGA
- a CDS encoding RNA polymerase sigma factor translates to MQDTARTEELARRAAGGDGAALEELLAAVRPEVVRRCGRFLPCREDAEEAAQDVLLQIARRISTFEGRSRFGTWLYTVVANCARQKYRELKRRAAEGAAPPVETVQVADPRTTSVIAGSRIDLLEALERLEREAPLLVEPLVYRDLCQLEYAEAAERVGVPLGTFKSRLHEARRRVRPWLMGAS, encoded by the coding sequence GTGCAGGACACCGCACGGACCGAGGAACTCGCCCGGCGGGCGGCCGGGGGTGACGGGGCGGCGCTGGAGGAGCTGCTCGCGGCGGTCCGGCCGGAGGTCGTACGGCGGTGCGGGCGTTTCCTGCCGTGCCGGGAGGACGCGGAGGAGGCGGCGCAGGACGTGCTGCTGCAGATCGCGCGGCGGATCTCGACGTTCGAGGGGCGCAGCCGGTTCGGGACGTGGCTGTACACGGTGGTGGCGAACTGCGCACGGCAGAAGTACCGGGAGCTGAAGCGGCGGGCGGCGGAGGGGGCGGCTCCGCCGGTGGAGACGGTGCAGGTGGCCGACCCGCGGACGACGAGCGTCATCGCGGGCTCGCGGATCGACCTCCTCGAGGCGCTGGAGCGGCTGGAACGGGAGGCTCCGCTGCTGGTGGAGCCACTGGTGTACCGGGATCTGTGCCAGCTGGAGTACGCGGAGGCGGCGGAGCGGGTGGGTGTGCCACTGGGCACGTTCAAGTCACGGCTCCATGAAGCACGGCGCCGCGTGCGGCCGTGGCTGATGGGCGCGTCATAG
- a CDS encoding MarR family winged helix-turn-helix transcriptional regulator, with protein sequence MSEAPSPNMPVLLTGAKRWFEEALFASMRAAGEQPVTSAQGMVFANLDAGGTTVAELARRMGVTRQTAHQAVHGLVGMGLLEQRPDPASGRSRLIVMTGEGERVHGRAQATLGVIEGVLAERVGVASAAALRAALTTSWGSPPVVHAP encoded by the coding sequence ATGAGCGAAGCCCCGTCCCCCAACATGCCCGTGCTGTTGACCGGTGCGAAGCGCTGGTTCGAGGAGGCGCTGTTCGCGAGCATGCGGGCGGCCGGGGAGCAGCCGGTGACCAGCGCGCAGGGGATGGTGTTCGCCAACCTCGACGCCGGGGGGACGACGGTGGCGGAGCTGGCGCGGCGGATGGGGGTGACGCGGCAGACGGCGCACCAGGCGGTGCATGGACTGGTGGGGATGGGGTTGCTGGAGCAGCGGCCGGATCCGGCGTCGGGGCGGAGTCGGTTGATCGTGATGACGGGGGAGGGGGAGCGGGTGCATGGGCGGGCGCAGGCGACGTTGGGGGTGATCGAGGGGGTGCTGGCGGAGCGGGTGGGTGTGGCTTCCGCGGCGGCGCTCCGCGCGGCGCTCACGACCTCATGGGGCTCCCCACCGGTGGTACACGCCCCGTAG
- a CDS encoding quercetin 2,3-dioxygenase: protein MTIEFARTHHRPGSLIPTDPGKPYFIEKGAGDRAHLFGDLFTVYAGGPQTENTFNFFTCEGPKGDIIPAHSHPDTYEVFFLTQGAVRLFVEDTEGEQYEKLLTAGDFGFVPKNCPHAYRIERHHSQIVGVAAGPGGTFERFFETLGTPTDEPGLPQRPFIPEREKFATVPQTYDVTFLPDHKWRTGTPDA, encoded by the coding sequence ATGACCATCGAGTTCGCCCGCACCCACCACCGCCCCGGCTCCCTCATCCCCACCGACCCGGGCAAGCCGTACTTCATCGAGAAGGGCGCCGGCGACCGCGCCCACCTCTTCGGCGACCTGTTCACCGTCTACGCCGGCGGCCCGCAGACCGAGAACACCTTCAACTTCTTCACCTGTGAGGGCCCCAAGGGCGACATCATCCCGGCGCACTCCCACCCCGACACCTACGAGGTCTTCTTCCTCACCCAGGGCGCCGTCCGCCTCTTCGTCGAGGACACCGAGGGGGAGCAGTACGAGAAGCTGCTGACCGCCGGCGACTTCGGCTTCGTCCCCAAGAACTGCCCGCACGCCTACCGGATCGAGCGCCACCACAGCCAGATCGTCGGCGTGGCCGCGGGCCCCGGCGGCACCTTCGAGCGGTTCTTCGAGACCCTCGGCACCCCCACCGACGAGCCCGGCCTGCCGCAGCGGCCGTTCATCCCCGAGCGGGAGAAGTTCGCCACCGTGCCGCAGACGTACGACGTCACGTTCCTCCCCGACCACAAGTGGCGCACAGGCACCCCGGACGCCTGA
- a CDS encoding alpha/beta hydrolase — protein sequence MPPSPALRPHLAPPDPATLPLPPAAEPEDGVRLLRAVPYAVRSGSRPLALDLWFPAGPQAAPLPVIVFLHGGGWRTGLRDRLGPRFRDWRPGPFARLVRAGFAVACPDYRLSGEATHPAQLDDVTAALGWLRARAGELGLDERRVVTWGESAGGHLAALLALTARPAVAGCVVWYGPADLATTPADPTDPGTPEGLLLGAAPADVPERARAASPVAHVTADAPPFLILHGTEDSAVPFAQGEALAAALHAAGAEADFRPVPGADHVWVGLAEEEVEEVFAASLDFARRHTAEIPA from the coding sequence GTGCCCCCGTCCCCCGCACTCCGCCCCCACCTCGCGCCGCCCGACCCGGCCACCCTCCCCCTGCCGCCCGCCGCCGAGCCGGAGGACGGCGTACGGCTGCTGCGCGCCGTCCCGTACGCCGTGCGCAGCGGGAGCCGGCCCCTCGCGCTCGACCTGTGGTTCCCGGCCGGGCCGCAGGCCGCGCCGCTCCCGGTGATCGTGTTCCTGCACGGCGGCGGCTGGCGCACCGGGCTGCGCGACCGGCTCGGCCCCCGGTTCCGGGACTGGCGGCCGGGCCCGTTCGCCCGGCTGGTCCGCGCCGGGTTCGCGGTCGCCTGCCCCGACTACCGGCTCAGCGGCGAGGCCACCCACCCCGCCCAGCTCGACGACGTCACCGCCGCGCTCGGCTGGCTGCGCGCCCGCGCCGGTGAACTCGGCCTGGACGAGCGGCGGGTCGTGACGTGGGGGGAGTCGGCGGGCGGTCACCTCGCCGCGCTGCTGGCCTTGACCGCACGGCCCGCCGTGGCCGGCTGCGTCGTCTGGTACGGCCCGGCCGACCTCGCCACCACGCCCGCCGACCCCACCGACCCGGGTACGCCGGAAGGCCTGCTCCTCGGCGCCGCCCCCGCCGACGTACCCGAGCGGGCCCGCGCCGCCAGCCCCGTCGCCCATGTCACGGCCGACGCGCCCCCGTTCCTGATCCTGCACGGCACCGAGGACAGCGCCGTCCCCTTCGCGCAGGGCGAGGCCCTCGCCGCCGCACTGCACGCGGCCGGGGCCGAGGCCGACTTCCGGCCCGTACCCGGCGCCGACCACGTGTGGGTCGGACTGGCCGAGGAAGAAGTGGAGGAGGTGTTCGCGGCCTCCCTCGACTTCGCCCGCCGCCACACGGCTGAAATCCCCGCCTGA
- a CDS encoding ABC transporter ATP-binding protein has protein sequence MIRIDSVTKRYPDGTVAVDRLSLEIPDRSITVLVGPSGCGKTTTLRMINRMIEPSEGTILIDGADIQKQPVNTLRRGMGYVIQNAGLFQHRTIVDNIATVPRLLGWSKDRARGRARELMARVGLDASLASRYPYQLSGGQQQRVGVARALAADPPVLLMDEPFSAVDPIVRKGLQEELLRIQEELGKTIVFVTHDIDEAIRLGTMVAVMRTGGHLAQFAPPAELLSAPADAFVEDFLGADRGIRRLSFFTSAGLELTTAPVVAVDTTAGQLAARETAHSAPYLLVTDLDGRPLGWCAPEDFPGAEPGQLLSYGRPFESGKDSLRAALDCAVLSPTGWAVAVDAEGRAVGVASQETIGEAIRAAHAERRKADVAG, from the coding sequence TTGATACGCATAGATTCAGTCACCAAGCGGTACCCGGACGGCACGGTGGCGGTCGACCGGCTGTCGCTCGAGATCCCGGACCGCTCCATCACGGTTCTCGTCGGGCCGTCCGGCTGCGGGAAGACGACGACCCTGCGGATGATCAACCGGATGATCGAGCCCAGCGAGGGCACCATCCTGATCGACGGCGCCGACATCCAGAAGCAGCCGGTCAACACGCTGCGCCGGGGCATGGGTTACGTCATCCAGAACGCGGGCCTCTTCCAGCACCGCACGATCGTCGACAACATCGCGACCGTCCCCCGGCTGCTGGGCTGGAGCAAGGACCGGGCGCGCGGCCGGGCCCGCGAGCTGATGGCGCGGGTCGGCCTGGACGCCTCGCTCGCGAGCCGTTACCCGTACCAGCTCTCCGGCGGTCAGCAACAGCGCGTCGGCGTCGCCCGCGCACTCGCCGCGGACCCGCCGGTGCTGCTGATGGACGAGCCGTTCTCCGCCGTCGACCCGATCGTGCGCAAGGGCCTCCAGGAGGAACTGCTGCGTATCCAGGAGGAGTTGGGCAAGACCATCGTCTTCGTCACGCACGACATCGACGAGGCGATCCGGCTCGGCACGATGGTCGCCGTGATGCGCACCGGCGGCCATCTCGCCCAGTTCGCGCCGCCCGCCGAACTGCTCTCCGCGCCCGCCGACGCCTTCGTCGAGGACTTCCTCGGCGCCGACCGCGGTATCCGCCGGCTGTCCTTCTTCACCTCCGCCGGGCTGGAGCTGACCACCGCGCCCGTCGTCGCCGTCGACACCACCGCCGGGCAGCTCGCCGCGCGAGAGACCGCCCACTCCGCCCCGTACCTCCTCGTCACCGACCTGGACGGCAGGCCGCTCGGCTGGTGCGCCCCGGAGGACTTCCCCGGCGCCGAACCCGGCCAACTCCTCTCTTACGGCAGGCCGTTCGAGTCCGGCAAGGACTCGCTGCGGGCCGCCCTGGACTGCGCGGTGCTCTCGCCCACCGGCTGGGCGGTCGCCGTCGACGCCGAGGGCCGGGCCGTCGGCGTCGCCTCCCAGGAGACCATCGGCGAGGCCATCCGCGCCGCGCACGCCGAGCGCCGGAAGGCGGACGTCGCCGGATGA